One part of the Nocardioides zeae genome encodes these proteins:
- a CDS encoding TetR/AcrR family transcriptional regulator, which translates to MTAARTRRTARQQQLLDRLVDLCEAEGFAGFTLDDLTVRLGCSKTTLYSLAGSKLELAVEIVRASFRRATDLIEARLDGVEGAGPLIDTYLRAVADHLQSLSPAFLADIAAFPATDAVYRRNTEAAADRIRQLVSEGVASGELRQVHAGFVAEMVAATMFDIQRGRLFERLELSDAEAYAELADFVVQALTD; encoded by the coding sequence GTGACCGCGGCACGCACGCGTCGTACGGCGCGGCAGCAGCAGCTCCTCGACCGCCTCGTCGACCTGTGCGAGGCGGAGGGGTTCGCCGGGTTCACCCTCGACGACCTGACGGTGCGCCTGGGCTGCTCGAAGACGACGCTCTACTCCCTCGCGGGCTCGAAGCTGGAGCTGGCGGTCGAGATCGTGCGGGCCTCGTTCCGCCGGGCCACCGACCTCATCGAGGCGCGCCTCGACGGCGTGGAGGGCGCCGGGCCCCTCATCGACACCTACCTGCGGGCCGTGGCCGACCACCTGCAGTCGCTGTCCCCGGCCTTCCTGGCGGACATCGCCGCCTTCCCGGCCACCGACGCCGTCTACCGCCGCAACACCGAGGCCGCCGCCGACCGGATCCGGCAGCTCGTCAGCGAGGGCGTCGCGTCCGGCGAGCTGCGCCAGGTGCACGCGGGGTTCGTCGCCGAGATGGTCGCGGCGACGATGTTCGACATCCAGCGTGGCCGGCTCTTCGAGCGGCTCGAGCTGAGCGACGCCGAGGCCTACGCCGAGCTCGCCGACTTCGTCGTGCAGGCGCTGACGGACTGA
- a CDS encoding MDR family MFS transporter, with amino-acid sequence MTDTRAEALPATGPAAGPAAGPVPGSRLERRDVVLIGVLLVATFVVILNETVMSVALPVLQTELGVDPSVGQWLTTAFLLTMGVVIPLTGYLISRLGTRTLFGVAMSLFTAGTTLAALAPGFGVLLTARVVQATGTAIMLPLLMTTIMTLVPPARRGVMMGNISIVISVAPALGPTLSGVVLEHLGWRWVFGLVVPVAVAALVLGLRLVRPVAAPHAAPVDLVSVPLAVLGFGGLVYGLVSLGHAAEGAHGLSPAVPFAVGGVALAAFVARQLLLARTDRALLDLRVFASRQFTVAMVAMLVAMAAMMGTFILVPYYAQTVLGMGPTATGLLTLPGGILMGLAGPLVGRVYDARGPRLLLLPGAALISAALWMLATVGADTPVAWLLAAYVVLCLGLAVTFTPLMTAGLGSVRPALYAHGSAVLGTFQQVAGAAGTALFVTVMTIVSTRSAEDGATAEVAVADGVRSAFLVGACVSLLLLVVVTFVRKPEQDPEQEPGADGAPLPH; translated from the coding sequence ATGACCGACACCCGCGCCGAGGCGCTGCCCGCGACGGGACCCGCCGCGGGACCCGCCGCGGGACCCGTGCCGGGTTCCAGGCTCGAGCGTCGCGACGTCGTCCTCATCGGCGTGCTGCTGGTGGCGACCTTCGTGGTGATCCTCAACGAGACCGTCATGAGCGTCGCCCTGCCGGTCCTGCAGACCGAGCTGGGGGTCGACCCGAGCGTCGGGCAGTGGCTCACGACGGCGTTCCTGCTGACCATGGGCGTCGTCATCCCGCTGACGGGCTACCTGATCTCCCGCCTCGGCACGCGCACGCTCTTCGGGGTCGCGATGAGCCTCTTCACCGCGGGCACGACGCTCGCCGCGCTCGCTCCCGGGTTCGGCGTGCTGCTCACGGCGCGGGTCGTGCAGGCCACCGGCACCGCCATCATGCTGCCGCTGCTGATGACCACGATCATGACGCTCGTCCCGCCGGCCCGCCGCGGCGTGATGATGGGCAACATCTCGATCGTCATCTCCGTGGCGCCGGCCCTCGGTCCGACGCTGTCCGGCGTGGTGCTCGAGCACCTCGGCTGGCGGTGGGTCTTCGGGCTCGTCGTGCCGGTCGCGGTGGCCGCCCTCGTGCTGGGCCTGCGCCTCGTGCGCCCGGTCGCCGCGCCGCACGCGGCCCCCGTGGACCTCGTCTCGGTGCCGCTCGCAGTGCTCGGCTTCGGTGGTCTCGTCTACGGCCTCGTCAGCCTCGGACACGCGGCCGAGGGGGCGCACGGGCTGTCCCCGGCGGTGCCCTTCGCCGTCGGTGGCGTCGCGCTGGCGGCGTTCGTCGCGCGCCAGCTGCTCCTGGCCCGCACCGACCGCGCCCTCCTCGACCTGCGGGTCTTCGCGTCCCGGCAGTTCACCGTCGCGATGGTCGCGATGCTCGTGGCGATGGCCGCGATGATGGGCACCTTCATCCTGGTGCCCTACTACGCCCAGACCGTGCTCGGCATGGGCCCGACCGCGACCGGCCTGCTGACGCTGCCCGGCGGCATCCTCATGGGCCTCGCGGGCCCGCTCGTCGGGCGTGTGTACGACGCCCGCGGCCCCCGCCTGCTCCTCCTCCCCGGAGCCGCCCTCATCAGCGCGGCCCTCTGGATGCTCGCGACCGTCGGGGCCGACACGCCCGTGGCGTGGCTGCTCGCGGCGTACGTCGTGCTCTGCCTGGGACTGGCCGTGACCTTCACGCCGCTGATGACGGCGGGTCTCGGGTCGGTGCGCCCGGCGCTCTACGCGCACGGCTCGGCGGTGCTGGGCACGTTCCAGCAGGTCGCCGGTGCGGCCGGTACGGCGCTGTTCGTCACCGTCATGACCATCGTCTCCACGCGGTCGGCCGAGGACGGCGCGACGGCCGAGGTCGCGGTGGCGGACGGCGTCCGGTCGGCCTTCCTCGTCGGCGCCTGCGTGTCGCTGCTGCTGCTCGTCGTCGTGACGTTCGTGCGCAAGCCGGAGCAGGACCCGGAGCAGGAGCCCGGCGCCGACGGCGCGCCGCTGCCCCACTGA
- a CDS encoding SDR family NAD(P)-dependent oxidoreductase, protein MQLVDTAAIVTGAASGLGAATASALAAQGATVFGLDLPGSLESAPAVDGVTYVPTDVTDPEQVAAAVATAAEGAPLRTVVNCAGIGPSARILSRKGPHDLGLYAKIIQVNLIGTFNVLTLAAERIAQTPELEHGARGVVINTASIAAFDGQVGQAAYSSSKGGVVGLTLPAARDLAQYGIRVNVIAPGIVETPMLATVSEEFRAGLAAGVPFPQRLARPDEYAQLALAIIDHDYLNGEVIRMDGALRMAPR, encoded by the coding sequence ATGCAGCTCGTCGACACCGCCGCCATCGTCACCGGCGCCGCCTCCGGCCTCGGTGCCGCGACCGCCTCCGCGCTCGCCGCGCAGGGCGCGACCGTCTTCGGCCTCGACCTCCCCGGCTCGCTCGAGTCCGCCCCCGCGGTCGACGGCGTGACCTACGTGCCGACGGACGTCACCGACCCCGAGCAGGTCGCGGCGGCGGTCGCGACCGCCGCCGAGGGCGCCCCGCTGCGCACCGTCGTCAACTGCGCGGGCATCGGCCCGTCGGCGCGCATCCTGTCGCGCAAGGGCCCCCACGACCTCGGCCTCTACGCGAAGATCATCCAGGTCAACCTCATCGGCACGTTCAACGTGCTGACGCTCGCCGCCGAGCGGATCGCCCAGACCCCCGAGCTCGAGCACGGCGCCCGCGGCGTCGTCATCAACACCGCCTCCATCGCGGCGTTCGACGGCCAGGTCGGGCAGGCGGCGTACTCCTCCTCCAAGGGCGGCGTCGTCGGCCTCACCCTCCCGGCGGCACGCGACCTGGCGCAGTACGGCATCCGCGTCAACGTCATCGCGCCCGGCATCGTCGAGACGCCGATGCTCGCCACGGTCTCCGAGGAGTTCCGTGCCGGCCTCGCCGCCGGGGTCCCGTTCCCGCAGCGCCTCGCCCGGCCCGACGAGTACGCCCAGCTCGCCCTCGCGATCATCGACCACGACTACCTCAACGGCGAGGTCATCCGCATGGACGGCGCGCTGCGCATGGCGCCGCGCTGA
- a CDS encoding acyl-CoA dehydrogenase family protein gives MPARRLLPDQESADLIALVREVVTKELAPRAAEAEEKGEFPREVFRLLGQTGVLGLPYAEEVGGGGVSYEVYLQVLEEIGRVWASVGVGVSVHALSCFGLATRGTQEQQEAWLPDMLGGDLLGAYCLSEAHAGSDPAAMRTTARRDGDEYVLNGAKAWVTHGGEADFYKIMARTSEDKNGISCFLVPADTPGLVADNPERKMGLMGSTTASMLLTDVRVPVERRLGAEGDGLKIALAGLDSGRLGIAAVATGVAQGALDAALAYAQQREAFGRRIIDHQGLGFVLADMEAAVQSARAVTLHAARLRDQGLPFSREASVAKLVATDNAMKVTTDGVQVLGGVGYTRDFPLERYMRETKVMQIFEGTNQIQRMVVARSLDAKPDASLHVTA, from the coding sequence ATGCCTGCCCGCCGACTGCTGCCCGACCAGGAGTCCGCCGACCTCATCGCGCTCGTGCGCGAGGTCGTGACCAAGGAGCTGGCCCCCCGCGCGGCCGAGGCCGAGGAGAAGGGCGAGTTCCCGCGCGAGGTGTTCCGGCTGCTGGGGCAGACGGGGGTGCTGGGGCTGCCGTACGCCGAGGAGGTGGGCGGCGGCGGGGTGTCCTACGAGGTCTACCTCCAGGTGCTCGAGGAGATCGGCCGCGTCTGGGCGAGCGTCGGCGTGGGCGTCTCCGTGCACGCGCTCTCCTGCTTCGGCCTCGCCACGCGGGGCACCCAGGAGCAGCAGGAGGCGTGGCTGCCCGACATGCTCGGCGGCGACCTCCTCGGCGCCTACTGCCTCTCCGAGGCCCACGCCGGCTCCGACCCGGCGGCCATGCGCACGACGGCGCGGCGCGACGGGGACGAGTACGTGCTCAACGGCGCCAAGGCGTGGGTGACCCACGGCGGCGAGGCCGACTTCTACAAGATCATGGCCCGCACGTCGGAGGACAAGAACGGCATCTCCTGCTTCCTCGTGCCGGCCGACACGCCCGGGCTCGTCGCCGACAACCCCGAGCGCAAGATGGGCCTGATGGGCTCGACCACGGCGTCGATGCTGCTCACCGACGTGCGCGTGCCCGTCGAGCGCCGGCTCGGCGCGGAGGGCGACGGTCTCAAGATCGCGCTCGCCGGCCTGGACTCGGGCCGTCTCGGCATCGCCGCCGTCGCGACCGGCGTCGCCCAGGGCGCGCTCGACGCGGCACTGGCCTACGCGCAGCAGCGCGAGGCGTTCGGTCGCCGCATCATCGACCACCAGGGCCTCGGCTTCGTGCTGGCCGACATGGAGGCGGCGGTGCAGTCCGCCCGCGCCGTCACGCTCCACGCCGCGCGCCTGCGCGACCAGGGCCTGCCGTTCTCGCGCGAGGCCTCCGTGGCGAAGCTCGTCGCCACCGACAACGCGATGAAGGTGACCACCGACGGCGTGCAGGTGCTGGGCGGCGTCGGCTACACCCGCGACTTCCCCCTCGAGCGCTACATGCGCGAGACAAAGGTCATGCAGATCTTCGAGGGCACCAACCAGATCCAGCGGATGGTCGTGGCGCGCTCGCTCGACGCGAAGCCCGACGCCTCGCTCCACGTCACCGCCTGA
- a CDS encoding chorismate mutase, whose amino-acid sequence MSDDVTETGTAPAGEVPPELAALRSSIDNIDAALVHLLAERFKCTQRVGVLKAEQQLPPADPAREERQITRLRSLATSAGLDPVFAEKFLNFVIAEVIHHHQRIAEGG is encoded by the coding sequence GTGAGCGACGACGTGACCGAGACGGGGACGGCTCCGGCCGGCGAGGTACCGCCCGAGCTGGCCGCGCTGCGCTCCAGCATCGACAACATCGACGCGGCCCTGGTGCACCTGCTCGCGGAGCGCTTCAAGTGCACGCAGCGGGTCGGCGTCCTCAAGGCCGAGCAGCAGCTCCCGCCGGCCGACCCGGCCCGCGAGGAGCGGCAGATCACCCGGCTGCGCTCGCTCGCGACCTCGGCCGGGCTGGACCCGGTGTTCGCGGAGAAGTTCCTCAACTTCGTCATCGCCGAGGTCATCCACCACCACCAGCGCATCGCCGAGGGCGGCTGA
- the recC gene encoding exodeoxyribonuclease V subunit gamma, with protein sequence MTLTVHRATSTGVLADALGDLLAHPVDDPFADELVVVPERGIERWLAQRLSHRLGAGPRGGDGVCAGVRFLRPHSLVTLLLDRDRDDPWEPSRLVWPVLAVIDAHLDEPWCAPLARHLGAALAPGEPAELGDLRRSRRWAVARRLAGLFGSYASQRPRLLAAWREGLLTDGAGAPLPDDLHWQAELWRRVLDEVDAPPPDVRHERTVAALRAGEVGELDLPGRLSLFGHTRLPAAEMELVAALGERRDVHLWLPVASTAVARALDAHAPVDTTAPVRADHDTDVLVHHPLLAALGRDARELGLRLAALPGVAVVTHDDHDEPEPGAPLLHLLQADVRADRIPGEHDRAARTRAVDTSVQVHACHGPARQVEVLREVLVGLLADDPSLEPRDVLVMCPDVETYAPLIEAGFGLAGALDEGEEPAAREGRHPAHRLRVRLADRALGSTNPLLALAERLVAMAGGRVTASDVLDLASLPVVRRRFRLADDDLTVLQRWVADAGVRWGIDAPHRAGFGLDGIAQNTWRAGLDRVLLGVAVSGDEPHWLAHALPLDDVGSGAIDLAGRVAELVDRLHVTLDALHGPAPAARWATVLADGVASLAAVAPADAWMQAELDRELRRLAPDDDGVAPPLMLPDVRALLARLWSGRPTRTSFRTGTLTVATLVPMRSVPHRVVCLLGLDDGVFPRAGIDDGDDVLARRPLLGERDPRAEDRQLLLDAVMAAGERLVVTYTGATEHTGGVRPPSVPVGELLTALRATAPVERPLVVRHPLQPFHPANLEPGAATGHGLVPPGAPPFSFDPTALAGARAVVRERVPRGPFVAAPLPREREPEVALDDLVRFVERPVREFLRTGLGVGNRFDADEVEDALPLELDALDRWGVGARLLADVLDGVHPELAREAERRRGQLPPRALGARTLASAERDVRALYVDTVELRAGDARTLDVDVDLGDGRRLVGTVGGVHGNRLVSVGFSGVRARHRIGAWVRLLALSAAHPDSSFTAHTVGRSGRSGPQRSLAGPLDHRALDHLRALVDLRDRGLAEPLPMPVRTACAVAEAMRRQRAGDDVELEVVARREWETSRDRAAVPGEHEDPEHALVYGDASGVEVLLGPPRDDELWVPSTEGPGFRTRIGQLAWRVWGPLVTGGERMGPL encoded by the coding sequence GTGACCCTCACCGTCCACCGCGCGACCAGCACCGGCGTCCTCGCCGACGCGCTGGGAGACCTGCTCGCGCACCCGGTGGACGACCCGTTCGCCGACGAGCTGGTGGTCGTGCCGGAGCGCGGGATCGAGCGGTGGCTGGCCCAGCGGCTCTCCCACCGGCTCGGGGCGGGCCCGCGAGGTGGTGACGGGGTGTGCGCGGGTGTGCGGTTCCTGCGGCCGCACTCGCTGGTGACCCTGCTGCTCGATCGCGACCGCGACGACCCGTGGGAGCCGTCGCGGCTCGTCTGGCCGGTGCTGGCCGTCATCGACGCCCACCTCGACGAGCCGTGGTGCGCGCCGCTGGCGCGCCACCTGGGCGCGGCGCTCGCCCCGGGAGAGCCGGCGGAGCTCGGCGACCTCCGGCGCTCGCGCCGGTGGGCCGTCGCGCGGCGCCTCGCAGGACTGTTCGGGTCCTACGCCTCGCAGCGCCCGCGGCTGCTGGCCGCGTGGCGCGAGGGGCTGTTGACCGACGGCGCGGGCGCACCGCTGCCCGACGACCTGCACTGGCAGGCCGAGCTCTGGCGCCGCGTGCTCGACGAGGTCGACGCGCCGCCGCCCGACGTGCGGCACGAGCGCACGGTCGCGGCCCTGCGGGCGGGTGAGGTCGGGGAGCTCGACCTGCCGGGGCGGCTCTCGTTGTTCGGCCACACGCGCCTGCCCGCCGCCGAGATGGAGCTCGTCGCGGCCCTGGGGGAGCGTCGCGACGTGCACCTGTGGCTGCCCGTCGCGTCCACCGCGGTCGCGCGAGCGCTGGACGCGCACGCCCCGGTCGACACGACGGCGCCCGTGCGGGCGGACCACGACACCGACGTCCTCGTCCACCACCCGCTGCTCGCCGCCCTGGGGCGCGACGCGCGTGAGCTGGGGCTGCGCCTCGCCGCCCTGCCCGGTGTCGCGGTGGTGACCCACGACGACCACGACGAGCCGGAGCCCGGAGCCCCGCTGCTGCACCTCCTCCAGGCCGACGTGCGCGCTGACCGGATCCCCGGCGAGCACGACCGTGCCGCGCGCACCCGGGCGGTCGACACGTCGGTGCAGGTGCACGCGTGCCACGGACCGGCGCGCCAGGTCGAGGTGCTGCGCGAGGTGCTCGTCGGGCTGCTGGCCGACGACCCCTCGCTCGAGCCCCGGGACGTGCTCGTGATGTGCCCCGACGTCGAGACCTACGCGCCCCTGATCGAGGCGGGCTTCGGGCTGGCCGGCGCGCTCGACGAGGGCGAGGAGCCCGCAGCCCGGGAGGGGCGGCACCCGGCCCACCGGCTGCGGGTCCGCCTCGCCGACCGCGCGCTGGGCAGCACCAACCCGCTGCTGGCCCTGGCCGAGCGGCTCGTCGCGATGGCCGGCGGTCGGGTGACCGCCTCCGACGTGCTCGACCTGGCGTCGCTGCCCGTGGTGCGCCGCCGCTTCCGGCTGGCCGACGACGACCTGACGGTGCTGCAGCGGTGGGTGGCGGACGCCGGTGTGCGGTGGGGGATCGATGCGCCCCACCGTGCGGGGTTCGGCCTCGACGGCATCGCCCAGAACACGTGGCGGGCGGGCCTCGACCGCGTGCTGCTCGGTGTCGCGGTCTCCGGAGACGAGCCGCACTGGCTGGCCCACGCCCTGCCGCTCGACGACGTGGGCAGCGGCGCGATCGACCTGGCCGGCCGCGTCGCCGAGCTCGTCGACCGGCTCCATGTCACCCTCGACGCCCTGCACGGCCCGGCGCCGGCCGCCCGGTGGGCGACGGTGCTCGCCGACGGTGTGGCGTCGCTCGCCGCGGTCGCCCCGGCCGACGCGTGGATGCAGGCCGAGCTCGACCGCGAGCTGCGACGCCTCGCCCCCGACGACGACGGCGTGGCGCCGCCCTTGATGCTGCCGGACGTCCGCGCCCTGCTGGCCCGGCTCTGGTCGGGCCGTCCGACGCGCACGAGCTTCCGCACGGGCACCCTCACCGTGGCCACGCTCGTGCCGATGCGGTCGGTCCCGCACCGCGTGGTCTGCCTGCTGGGCCTCGACGACGGCGTGTTCCCGCGCGCGGGGATCGACGACGGCGACGACGTGCTCGCCCGGCGACCGCTCCTCGGCGAGCGCGACCCCCGCGCGGAGGACCGGCAGCTGCTCCTCGATGCCGTCATGGCGGCCGGCGAGCGGCTGGTCGTGACCTACACGGGGGCGACGGAGCACACGGGCGGCGTGCGGCCGCCCTCGGTGCCGGTGGGCGAGCTCCTCACGGCGCTCCGGGCCACGGCGCCGGTCGAGCGACCACTGGTGGTGCGTCACCCGCTGCAGCCGTTCCACCCCGCCAACCTCGAGCCCGGGGCGGCCACGGGGCACGGCCTCGTGCCGCCGGGCGCGCCCCCCTTCAGCTTCGACCCGACCGCCCTGGCGGGCGCCCGCGCGGTCGTGCGGGAGCGGGTGCCGCGGGGTCCCTTCGTCGCCGCGCCGCTGCCCCGGGAGCGCGAGCCGGAGGTGGCGCTCGACGACCTGGTGCGGTTCGTCGAGCGACCGGTGCGGGAGTTCCTGCGCACCGGGCTCGGGGTCGGCAACCGGTTCGACGCCGACGAGGTCGAGGACGCGCTGCCGCTGGAGCTCGACGCCCTCGACCGGTGGGGCGTCGGCGCGCGGCTCCTCGCCGACGTGCTGGACGGCGTGCACCCGGAGCTGGCCCGCGAGGCCGAGCGTCGGCGAGGTCAGCTGCCGCCGCGCGCGCTGGGCGCCCGCACCCTCGCGAGCGCCGAGCGCGACGTGCGCGCGCTCTACGTCGACACCGTCGAGCTGCGGGCCGGTGATGCGCGCACGCTCGACGTGGACGTCGACCTGGGGGACGGACGCCGCCTCGTCGGCACCGTCGGCGGCGTGCACGGCAACCGCCTGGTCTCGGTCGGGTTCTCCGGCGTGCGGGCGCGGCACCGCATCGGGGCGTGGGTGCGCCTGCTGGCGCTCTCGGCGGCCCACCCCGACTCCTCGTTCACGGCCCACACGGTCGGGCGCAGCGGTCGTTCCGGTCCGCAGCGCTCGCTGGCCGGACCGCTCGACCACCGCGCCCTCGACCACCTGCGCGCCCTCGTGGACCTGCGGGACCGCGGCCTCGCCGAGCCGCTGCCGATGCCGGTGCGCACGGCGTGCGCCGTCGCGGAGGCCATGCGCCGCCAGCGGGCCGGCGACGACGTCGAGCTGGAGGTCGTGGCGCGGCGGGAGTGGGAGACCTCGCGCGACCGTGCCGCCGTCCCCGGCGAGCACGAGGACCCGGAGCACGCGCTGGTCTACGGCGACGCGTCCGGCGTCGAGGTGCTGCTCGGCCCGCCCCGCGACGACGAGCTGTGGGTGCCCTCCACGGAGGGACCGGGCTTCCGCACCCGGATCGGGCAGCTCGCCTGGCGGGTGTGGGGTCCCCTGGTCACCGGCGGCGAGCGGATGGGGCCGCTGTGA
- a CDS encoding glycoside hydrolase family 30 protein, translating to MTIAVLAALVATTGAAAPAPATARVAADTRSDARIDLGGVAVRDTLPPTSVTTYVWQPGATSVASWRTTATAGGLTEQVTARAPLATRPVVGGEELVVGDAVPGTSPVVGFGGALTDSAAYVIDTSPQRDAILADLFGADGASLDVVRLAMGASDFVATPGHASYADAPDPTLASFSIERDRAHVLPVLRDALAINPDLVVVAAPWSAPGWMKRSGKYVGDCWQQQNQLRDDMVGVYARYYVRFLQAYAAEGVDVAQVSLGNEPQHCNSTYPTMTMPAATQARLATALRPALDAAGFTDVAILGWDHNYVDEGTDRPTGYPAALLAAAGEAVDAIGYHCYESNLRREPAAQQTTARPAWMTECTGTTHWRDTRQNLVNETHLALLNPLRYGAVASLYWNLALDTAGGPHLGGCATCRGMVEVGDEGYVVGQSAAYWSQLSRFVQPGAVLLGSTQRSPVETVAYANPDGSRVLVVLNTSWSTLDWGTPTDGSGSPEEAGGDPTGSLLGTLQGLVRGLLGR from the coding sequence GTGACGATCGCGGTCCTCGCGGCGCTCGTCGCCACCACCGGTGCGGCCGCGCCCGCCCCCGCCACCGCGCGGGTCGCCGCCGACACCCGCAGCGACGCGCGCATCGACCTGGGGGGCGTCGCGGTCCGCGACACCCTGCCCCCGACGTCGGTCACGACCTACGTCTGGCAGCCCGGCGCGACCAGCGTCGCGTCCTGGCGCACCACGGCCACCGCCGGCGGGCTGACCGAGCAGGTCACCGCCCGCGCCCCGCTCGCCACCCGTCCCGTCGTGGGCGGCGAGGAGCTCGTCGTGGGCGACGCCGTGCCCGGCACCTCCCCCGTCGTGGGCTTCGGCGGCGCGCTGACCGACTCCGCGGCGTACGTCATCGACACCTCGCCCCAGCGCGACGCGATCCTCGCGGACCTGTTCGGCGCGGACGGCGCCTCGCTGGACGTCGTGCGCCTGGCGATGGGGGCGAGCGACTTCGTCGCGACGCCCGGGCACGCGAGCTACGCGGACGCGCCCGACCCGACCCTCGCCTCGTTCTCGATCGAGCGCGACCGGGCCCACGTGCTGCCGGTGCTGCGGGACGCGCTCGCGATCAACCCCGACCTCGTCGTCGTCGCCGCGCCCTGGTCGGCGCCGGGGTGGATGAAGCGGTCGGGGAAGTACGTCGGCGACTGCTGGCAGCAGCAGAACCAGCTGCGCGACGACATGGTCGGGGTCTACGCGCGCTACTACGTGCGCTTCCTCCAGGCGTACGCCGCGGAGGGCGTCGACGTCGCCCAGGTGTCGCTCGGCAACGAGCCCCAGCACTGCAACTCGACCTACCCGACGATGACCATGCCCGCCGCCACCCAGGCCCGGCTCGCCACCGCGCTGCGGCCCGCGCTCGACGCGGCCGGGTTCACCGACGTCGCGATCCTCGGCTGGGACCACAACTACGTGGACGAGGGCACCGACCGCCCGACGGGCTACCCCGCCGCGCTGCTCGCCGCCGCCGGCGAGGCGGTCGACGCGATCGGCTACCACTGCTACGAGTCCAACCTCCGCCGCGAGCCCGCCGCCCAGCAGACCACCGCGCGACCGGCCTGGATGACGGAGTGCACCGGCACCACCCACTGGCGCGACACCCGGCAGAACCTCGTCAACGAGACGCACCTGGCGCTCCTCAACCCGCTCCGGTACGGCGCGGTCGCCTCCCTCTACTGGAACCTGGCGCTCGACACGGCCGGCGGGCCGCACCTCGGCGGGTGCGCGACCTGCCGGGGCATGGTCGAGGTGGGCGACGAGGGCTACGTGGTGGGGCAGTCCGCGGCGTACTGGTCCCAGCTCTCCCGCTTCGTCCAGCCCGGTGCGGTGCTGCTGGGCTCGACGCAGCGGTCGCCGGTGGAGACGGTGGCGTACGCCAACCCCGACGGCTCCCGCGTGCTCGTCGTGCTCAACACCTCCTGGAGCACGCTCGACTGGGGCACGCCCACCGACGGCTCGGGGTCGCCGGAGGAGGCGGGCGGGGACCCGACGGGCTCGCTCCTCGGCACGCTGCAGGGCCTCGTGCGGGGGCTGCTCGGCCGGTGA